A section of the Paenibacillus aurantius genome encodes:
- a CDS encoding type 2 periplasmic-binding domain-containing protein encodes MKMKRATTISAVSGAVVILMAGCSSEKQATAKTPADFHETGLPIVDNPITLTIAGNFDDRTGAKWNELETFKKINEGTNVQINWNLTPGTDWKTKRNLIIASDDLPDVLLDLTTSQVVTGGADGMFIPLEDMIEKYAPNLKNFLTKYPEVRQAITAPDGHIYSLPLANMSEYKHADGNTLWINKEWLKKIGMEMPKTTEELLKVLKAFKEKDMDGDGNPNNEIPLTGVYGDSQYGFGNLFGSFNTLDRQFIVKDDKVQFVRGTEEFKNAIKYLHSLYELGLIDPDSFTQNSTQHIAKISAGKKASVGAFFAWSADQITNASFRWDYGSPMVPLVGPTGAQVTAYNNLQMTPGMFTITKVNKHPEATMRWVDRAYEPEMSLMLREGPNRLKKLDNGTYDIIENPSNFTAGEWKVKETPYNSFVYGFSEEMRKKQNLPKAEPGQLDPDFDEWYEALKPYMKHWIFPNIMFTDEQYKQIERYQTDIKKYTDKTEAQWIAKGGIDEEWDNYLKTLDKMGLKDFIKVYQDGYDTNKKNLAKK; translated from the coding sequence GTGAAAATGAAACGGGCAACTACAATCTCGGCCGTATCGGGCGCGGTCGTGATTCTGATGGCAGGCTGTTCGAGCGAGAAGCAAGCAACAGCAAAAACGCCGGCAGACTTCCATGAAACCGGGCTGCCGATCGTGGATAATCCGATTACGCTGACCATTGCCGGCAATTTCGACGACAGAACCGGAGCAAAATGGAACGAATTGGAGACGTTCAAGAAAATCAACGAGGGAACGAACGTTCAGATCAATTGGAATCTTACGCCGGGTACCGACTGGAAGACGAAGCGAAACCTGATCATTGCAAGCGATGATCTTCCCGATGTCCTTCTCGATCTCACCACCTCGCAGGTCGTGACGGGCGGAGCGGACGGGATGTTTATTCCGCTGGAGGATATGATTGAGAAGTATGCTCCGAATCTCAAAAATTTTCTGACTAAATATCCGGAGGTCCGGCAGGCGATCACGGCTCCCGACGGGCATATCTACTCCCTTCCGCTCGCCAACATGTCGGAGTATAAGCATGCCGACGGGAACACCCTTTGGATCAACAAAGAATGGCTGAAGAAGATTGGAATGGAAATGCCCAAAACAACAGAAGAATTACTTAAAGTTTTGAAAGCGTTTAAAGAGAAGGATATGGATGGGGACGGCAACCCCAACAATGAGATCCCGCTGACCGGCGTATATGGAGATAGCCAGTATGGCTTCGGCAATCTGTTCGGCTCCTTCAATACTTTGGACCGTCAGTTCATCGTGAAGGATGACAAGGTTCAATTCGTTCGGGGAACGGAAGAGTTCAAGAATGCGATCAAGTACCTTCATTCTTTGTACGAGCTAGGCCTCATCGATCCTGATAGCTTTACGCAAAATTCCACGCAGCATATTGCCAAGATTTCGGCCGGCAAGAAGGCGTCGGTCGGCGCATTCTTCGCCTGGAGCGCGGATCAGATCACGAATGCTTCGTTCCGTTGGGATTATGGTTCTCCTATGGTTCCCCTGGTCGGTCCTACCGGAGCACAGGTCACGGCGTACAACAACCTGCAGATGACGCCCGGCATGTTCACCATCACGAAGGTTAACAAGCATCCGGAAGCGACCATGAGATGGGTGGACCGGGCGTACGAACCCGAAATGTCCCTAATGCTTCGCGAAGGTCCTAACCGTCTGAAGAAGCTCGATAACGGAACGTATGACATCATTGAGAATCCATCCAACTTTACCGCCGGGGAATGGAAGGTTAAGGAGACGCCTTACAACAGCTTCGTCTACGGATTCTCCGAAGAAATGCGTAAGAAGCAGAACCTTCCGAAGGCGGAGCCCGGTCAGTTGGATCCCGACTTCGACGAGTGGTATGAAGCCCTCAAACCTTACATGAAGCATTGGATCTTCCCGAATATCATGTTCACCGACGAGCAGTACAAGCAAATTGAGCGTTACCAAACGGACATCAAGAAATATACGGATAAAACGGAAGCCCAATGGATCGCCAAAGGCGGAATTGACGAAGAATGGGACAACTACCTTAAGACGCTGGACAAAATGGGCCTGAAGGATTTCATCAAGGTCTATCAGGACGGCTATGACACCAACAAAAAGAATCTGGCCAAAAAATAA
- a CDS encoding ABC transporter permease produces MNTKTERAMLARSKPVAKPRVVALRLRILRSWQLYVLLLPLLAHVAIFQYAPMYGLQIAFKNFRASAGILGSKWVGLEHFERFFNSYSFWNTLSNTLLINLYELIFAFPIAILFALMLNQVTKLRFKKWVQTITYAPHFISTVVLVGMLFIFLNPRTGMVNNLIDLLGGERINFFGEAAWFKPIYIISEIWQTTGWSAIIYLAALTAVDPQLHEAAIMDGANKFHRVRHIDIPSIMPVIMILLILKMGHFASLGFSKVLLMQNDLNIDASEVIQTYVYKTGLVGAQYSYSAAIGLFDNLINFILLLSANQLAKKFKQQSLF; encoded by the coding sequence ATGAATACCAAAACGGAAAGGGCGATGTTAGCGCGTTCCAAACCGGTTGCCAAACCGAGGGTCGTCGCGCTGCGGCTGCGGATTCTCCGCAGCTGGCAGCTCTACGTTTTACTGCTGCCGCTGCTTGCGCATGTCGCCATTTTTCAGTACGCGCCTATGTACGGCCTTCAAATCGCCTTCAAAAATTTTAGAGCCAGCGCCGGCATTCTCGGGAGCAAGTGGGTAGGCTTGGAGCATTTTGAACGCTTCTTTAATTCCTATTCCTTCTGGAACACGCTCAGCAATACGCTGTTGATCAATCTATACGAACTGATTTTTGCTTTCCCGATCGCCATCCTCTTCGCGTTAATGTTGAACCAGGTTACCAAGCTCCGGTTCAAGAAATGGGTGCAGACCATCACGTACGCTCCCCACTTCATATCGACGGTCGTCTTGGTGGGCATGCTGTTCATCTTCCTTAACCCGCGGACGGGTATGGTCAACAACCTGATCGATCTCCTCGGCGGGGAACGAATCAACTTCTTTGGAGAAGCCGCCTGGTTCAAGCCGATCTACATCATCTCGGAGATTTGGCAGACGACGGGCTGGAGCGCGATCATCTATCTGGCCGCTTTAACGGCCGTCGATCCACAGCTTCATGAAGCCGCTATTATGGACGGGGCCAACAAATTCCACCGGGTACGCCATATCGACATCCCGTCGATCATGCCCGTCATCATGATCCTGCTTATTCTGAAGATGGGACACTTTGCCTCCCTCGGCTTCTCGAAGGTCCTGCTCATGCAGAACGACCTCAATATCGATGCTTCCGAGGTTATTCAAACCTATGTGTACAAAACCGGTTTGGTCGGCGCGCAGTACAGCTACTCGGCGGCGATCGGACTGTTCGACAATCTCATTAACTTCATTCTGCTGTTATCAGCTAACCAGCTCGCCAAAAAATTTAAGCAGCAGAGCCTGTTCTAG
- a CDS encoding FAD-dependent oxidoreductase: MENYSKREVVHTEVLVLGGGSGGIGAALAAAREGAKTMIVDRQGFLGGNMTIGLPLLAFLDAQGRQVTGGLPQEIVDRLTELGGSFGHRECPLHNSTTVIDPQLMKIVIFEKIKEYGVQPLLHCEIIGVNVENGELKSVLLKGKGKEIEVFADVFIDATGDGDVAYMAGAEFEKGQYANGETQPPTLMFTVGGFNLEKFMDHLEEHPEELRHGHSMKIRPGYTAEFLRASENHVFVGLKNTISKLREQGKCPISRDTIIYINLPREGHIALNCIRILNFDGTNIEELSRGEVESHLQVLPLINMLKEHIPGFEEIYLSSIAPFLGIRETRRIVGKQMIREEAAVNGTIPDDTIALGSYIIDIHSGTNDSTVIRSLAGPYGITYGAVIPKDIKRLMLSGRCISVDPVVFGSSRVMPTCMAVGEGAGIGAALAVQQKIAPEDVDVQEIRSRLRKHGAILSLEDAAATAGAQA, translated from the coding sequence ATGGAAAATTATTCGAAGCGAGAAGTTGTCCACACGGAAGTATTGGTGCTTGGCGGGGGATCCGGAGGCATCGGTGCAGCCCTTGCCGCCGCCCGGGAAGGAGCCAAAACGATGATCGTCGATCGCCAGGGGTTTCTTGGCGGGAATATGACCATCGGGCTGCCGCTGCTCGCTTTCCTGGATGCCCAAGGCCGCCAGGTTACCGGGGGGCTGCCTCAGGAAATCGTCGACCGTTTGACGGAGCTGGGCGGTTCCTTCGGCCATCGTGAATGCCCGCTGCATAACTCCACCACGGTCATTGATCCCCAATTAATGAAGATCGTCATTTTCGAGAAAATCAAAGAATACGGGGTGCAGCCTCTTCTGCATTGTGAAATAATAGGGGTGAATGTCGAAAACGGTGAATTAAAATCCGTTCTCTTAAAAGGAAAAGGCAAGGAAATCGAAGTGTTCGCCGATGTGTTCATCGATGCGACCGGAGACGGCGATGTGGCCTACATGGCGGGAGCCGAGTTCGAAAAGGGGCAGTACGCCAACGGGGAAACCCAGCCGCCTACTCTCATGTTCACCGTTGGCGGGTTCAACCTGGAGAAGTTCATGGATCACCTGGAAGAGCATCCGGAGGAATTGAGGCACGGCCATTCGATGAAAATCCGTCCCGGTTACACGGCGGAATTCCTGCGGGCGAGCGAGAATCATGTGTTCGTCGGCTTGAAGAATACGATTTCCAAGCTCCGGGAACAGGGCAAATGCCCGATCAGCCGGGATACGATCATCTACATCAATCTGCCAAGAGAAGGACATATTGCCCTCAACTGCATCCGTATTCTGAACTTCGACGGAACGAATATCGAAGAGCTCAGCCGGGGTGAAGTGGAATCTCATCTGCAGGTTCTGCCGTTGATTAACATGCTGAAGGAACACATCCCGGGCTTTGAGGAGATCTATCTCTCTTCGATCGCACCTTTCCTGGGGATCCGCGAGACCCGCCGGATCGTCGGCAAGCAGATGATTCGGGAAGAGGCCGCCGTGAACGGCACCATTCCGGACGATACGATCGCCTTGGGCTCCTACATTATCGACATTCACAGCGGAACGAACGATTCCACCGTCATCCGTTCGCTTGCCGGCCCTTACGGCATCACCTATGGGGCGGTGATCCCCAAAGACATCAAGCGCCTGATGTTGAGCGGACGCTGCATCAGCGTCGATCCCGTCGTTTTCGGTTCATCCCGGGTCATGCCGACCTGTATGGCCGTTGGAGAAGGGGCGGGAATCGGAGCCGCTCTGGCCGTTCAACAGAAGATTGCCCCGGAGGACGTGGACGTTCAGGAGATCAGAAGCCGGCTGCGGAAGCACGGAGCCATTCTTTCGCTGGAGGACGCCGCCGCAACCGCAGGCGCCCAAGCCTAA